From the Argentina anserina chromosome 3, drPotAnse1.1, whole genome shotgun sequence genome, the window CCTTGGCTTGTCTCTTCAAGAGAAAGTTCCAAAGTAAAACTGGTTTTACATTAACCTTGTTCATACAAACCCCCAACACATTGCATATTGTTCATTttcctttatttttcttctgttgAATTTTACACCTCAGATTTAGTCCCTGTTTGAACAATTCTCTAGCTTGCTCATCATTCTGGTAAAATAGCACTTTCGTGAGTTCCTTTTCAAACCAAACTTAAGGCTTAAGGGTGTTTGACTAGTAATGCCCAACACCCACCTGTATGATGTTTCAAAAACATTCTTGTCGTTGTCGTCATCCTCATCTAGTAAAAGTCATGTTCAAGTTCAAGTTCAAGCCAAGACCATGAGCTGCTTTGGTCCATTGTTTCGTCGCACGCCTACTTTTGGACGCAAGGTATGATCTTTGACTTGGATAACTCAAATATATTCTCGAGCCTGCAAAGAGAAGCAGACCAGCAAAGACATGCTACTGAATATCGGAAAAGGGCTTATGCCAATTTTTGTTGCATTTAGCTGTTCATCATGTCCATGAAAACACCACCTGTGATATAATTATGACTCGAAAGGTCTACACCGGCAGATATGTATGCAGGAAATATTTGATAAAAGTCTCGAGTAGCAACAGTGTTTAAACTGGCAAATTGCTCGATATCTAAATGAGTTACCTTTGGCTGCAGGGATCAAAAGGCTCTAACCGGCCCTATAGTGTCCCCTTGAAACAGAGTGACACCAAGAGCACCAAAGCAGATGACTATTATAAAGTTGCAGGCAATTCCGCTCTGACTATGGCGCTTAGAAATAAGATCGGAACTTTCAGGGACATCATGGACTTGCCAACGTGTAATGCTTCTTCTCACATGAATCAGGTATCTACGGGATTCCCTTCCATTTGGATTTTGAGGTTAGACATTGCACAAGCTCCTTTATGCATTACACAATATTCATATTCCCTGTCAATTTCTGTCTGCAGCTGGTGATGGGGTTGATGCTTGATCTCCAAAAGCTCTACCCTGAAATTGTACATCACAGTCAATTATCAGAAATGAAGGGAGCATCTACAGAAAAGGTGAAACTTAAATTGACAAAACTGAAAAACCAAGATTGGCTtagtatttaatatatattcgACAAACATATTCAAAGATTATATAATGCACATAACATTTCCTTGAAGATCCTGGCCTCCTTCTGCAATGCCCTGAAATCTATTGGAGATTTGTGGATTACAAACCATGATCGGTTGGACAAACAGAAATATGATATACCAATAATACCATCATTCAAAGAGAATGTCAATTGGGAGCAACGCGGTATGTCTTTATATTTTTCCTAAATTAATGACTATGCAAAGCAGGAAACTCCAATCAGGGGATTTGATATCGTGAAATATCTCACCCAAACATGTAAAAAAGATTCTTAACAGTAACTCTACATTACTGCAGTTGGAACCGTGGTGGCAATACTTGAGTGCTTGATTAAGATAGCAAGGGCCAAATTCGATATGATGGACGAAGAGGAGCAGAAAGGCAACTGCAGCCCTCAAGGTGACTCATTCCAGAGATTCTTAGGCGACACCGATTCAGAGAGTTATACCTCTAGCTGCCCTTCTCCCCTCACTCCATCCTCTGTCCTCCCGGATATAAAAGAGTTTGGTTCCCTCAAATCTCAAAGGAGATCAAACGCTTCTTCTAACTCACCGCTTGTCTTGACTTTGAGAGTGCAGGCAGTGGGGAAACTCAACCCAATTGATGTTAAGCATTTGTCACTTCACTTATCAAACAAAGAAGCCTGCGATACAAGTAACAAATTGGTTGATGAACCATCAAGAGAGACGGTGGAGAGTAGTCCCGAGAAAATACCAGGGGAAGAAAAGAGATGTAGCAGCGCAGGAGATAAAACAGCAGAGGTTCCAAATCCAAGTTTTAATGAGAATGATACCAGAAATGGTATAATAGACAACAACAACTGTAATGATATTAGCATTCCAGCCACAGCCCCTGAAACTTCCACAGTAGATACAAAAGAATTGCCTCTATCCTCACCACccacatcatcaccaaatctCACAGCAATACCTGTACCACCacccccaccaccaccaccaccacgaacaacaacagcagcagcaaATGCAGCAGAAGCGAGGCAGCCACCTCTATCTATGGCACTGGGATCGACAAAAGCTGCTTCACCAGCACCACCACCAGCATTTGCATCACTAAATGAAGCACCAGCTAGGCAGCCACAGCCAACTCCATCTAAGACACTGCTATCAACAAAAGTTgctccatcaccaccaccacctacACCAACAACATTATCACCAATAAATGCAGCACCATCTAGGCAGCCAACACCACTGGGATCAACAAAAGctgctccaccaccaccacctctgcCCATGACACCAGGATCAGCAGCAGCAGGCCCACAAAATGCACCACTCTCGCCGGTTGCAACTATATCTGCTCCGCCACCCCCACCACCCATGCGGCTTGCAAATGGAGCTGCTCCACCCCCACCTCCACCCATGGTGAGGCCTGCAAATGGAACTGGTCCACCCCCACCTCCAGCACTTGGTGGGAGATCCTTACTTGCAAAGAAATCAAATACTAAATTGAAGAGATCATCCCAAATGGGAAGTCTGTATCGGACTCTCAAGGGGAAGGTGGAAGGGTCTAGCTTAATTGATATTACATCCAATGGGAAAAAGGGTGCAGCTGGGAGCAGCACAACAGGTGGAAAAGGAATGGCTGATGCTCTAGCAGAGATGACAAAAAGGTACTTATACATTTCCATAGACCTTTTCATTGAAAATTTAGTAATCTAAGTAGAAACTAGAAAGACAAAATCTAAAGCAAACCATAATACATGTGTCTCAGATCAGCGTACTTTCAACAAATTGAAGAAGACGTCCAGAAATATTCAAAGGCTATAATAAATATGAGAAACAGCCTGAGTTCTTTCCAAACAAAAGATATGAATGAGCTGGTAGAGTTCCACAAGCAAGTAGAATCCATTCTTGAACACTTTACGGATGAATCACAGGTTAGTACAAAGCATTTTCCAGTTTTAAGCGTTATTGCTTTCATTTGCGTTATCATGACATATATGTCCCTTTCCAAAGTTCAGATTTTATCAAGGTTTGAAGGATTCCCTACAAAGAAGTTAGAAACATTAAGAACAGCAGCAGCACTCCACTCAAAGTTAAATGCAATGTTCAGAGAactacacaattggaagataGAGGCTCCCCTAGGTCCACTCCTTGACAAGACTGAACGCTATTTCACCAAGGTGAACTCAACCTCCTATctaaaaaaatgtgaaatcatgtattttgatgatctctgttttttttttttcttttccgtgACCAACTGAAAATAAAGCAACATGCAGCTGAAAGGAGAAATAGATAAACTGGAGGGAACAAAAGATGAAGAAGCTAAGAAATTTCAGAGTCAAAATATCTACTTTGACTACAATATCCTCATCAGGGTAAAAGAAGCAATGGTGGATGTTTCCTCAGGCTGCATGGAGCTAGCACTAAAGGTAGTTCGGTCAGAAAGTTTCACATACATATCTACTGCGTCTGTACTTTGGAGGACTCGATAAGAAACATTGAAATGTGATAAACTCACTTTGAAATGAACCTTGTGTTGATGCAGGAAAGAAGAGAGGCAAAGGCCAATGGAGAATCACACACTACTGGAACTAAAACTGATAAAAAGCAGTTAAAGGGAAGTGTTAAAATGCTATGGAGGGCTTTTCAGTTTGCGTTCAAGGTTTACACCTTTGCCGGTGGACATGATGATCGTGCAGACATGCTCACAAGAGAACTAGCTACTGAAATTGAGTCTGACCCCCATCACCATTGA encodes:
- the LOC126789607 gene encoding uncharacterized protein At4g04980 — protein: MGLMLDLQKLYPEIVHHSQLSEMKGASTEKILASFCNALKSIGDLWITNHDRLDKQKYDIPIIPSFKENVNWEQRVGTVVAILECLIKIARAKFDMMDEEEQKGNCSPQGDSFQRFLGDTDSESYTSSCPSPLTPSSVLPDIKEFGSLKSQRRSNASSNSPLVLTLRVQAVGKLNPIDVKHLSLHLSNKEACDTSNKLVDEPSRETVESSPEKIPGEEKRCSSAGDKTAEVPNPSFNENDTRNGIIDNNNCNDISIPATAPETSTVDTKELPLSSPPTSSPNLTAIPVPPPPPPPPPRTTTAAANAAEARQPPLSMALGSTKAASPAPPPAFASLNEAPARQPQPTPSKTLLSTKVAPSPPPPTPTTLSPINAAPSRQPTPLGSTKAAPPPPPLPMTPGSAAAGPQNAPLSPVATISAPPPPPPMRLANGAAPPPPPPMVRPANGTGPPPPPALGGRSLLAKKSNTKLKRSSQMGSLYRTLKGKVEGSSLIDITSNGKKGAAGSSTTGGKGMADALAEMTKRSAYFQQIEEDVQKYSKAIINMRNSLSSFQTKDMNELVEFHKQVESILEHFTDESQILSRFEGFPTKKLETLRTAAALHSKLNAMFRELHNWKIEAPLGPLLDKTERYFTKLKGEIDKLEGTKDEEAKKFQSQNIYFDYNILIRVKEAMVDVSSGCMELALKERREAKANGESHTTGTKTDKKQLKGSVKMLWRAFQFAFKVYTFAGGHDDRADMLTRELATEIESDPHHH